A window from Cystobacter ferrugineus encodes these proteins:
- the trxA gene encoding thioredoxin TrxA — protein MSDRYIHVSEANFDVAVLKDHGPVLVDFWAEWCGPCSRIAPILDEIADEYAGKLTIAKLNIDENRSIAQKHGVQRIPTLLLFKRGEVVAVKEGVPSKPQLSEFLAANM, from the coding sequence ATGAGCGATAGATACATTCACGTGTCAGAGGCCAATTTCGACGTGGCCGTGTTGAAGGATCACGGCCCGGTTCTGGTCGATTTCTGGGCGGAGTGGTGCGGCCCTTGTTCAAGGATTGCTCCGATTCTGGACGAAATCGCCGATGAATATGCGGGCAAACTGACCATCGCCAAGCTGAACATCGACGAGAACCGCTCCATCGCGCAGAAGCATGGCGTCCAGCGCATTCCGACGTTGCTGCTGTTCAAGCGGGGAGAAGTCGTCGCGGTCAAGGAGGGGGTGCCGTCCAAGCCCCAGTTGAGCGAGTTCCTGGCCGCCAATATGTAG
- a CDS encoding calmodulin, producing the protein MADAKYFSFMQRENQEFVFELTDPAKIQQAQEILTGKEQAKVHVMGKIVKSRKPYNPNWDYHLDPASITFFQMAIEVCDANMGYVEDHLDEAGGAFLPGSFWCPWDSRLTREVTPTA; encoded by the coding sequence ATGGCTGATGCCAAGTATTTCTCATTCATGCAGCGGGAGAACCAGGAGTTCGTCTTCGAACTGACCGATCCCGCGAAGATCCAACAGGCCCAAGAAATCCTCACCGGAAAGGAGCAGGCCAAGGTGCACGTCATGGGCAAGATCGTGAAGAGCCGGAAGCCCTACAACCCCAACTGGGATTACCATCTCGATCCGGCGAGCATCACGTTCTTCCAGATGGCCATTGAAGTGTGTGATGCGAACATGGGCTACGTCGAGGATCATCTGGACGAAGCCGGAGGCGCCTTCCTGCCGGGCTCCTTCTGGTGTCCGTGGGACTCCAGACTGACGCGGGAAGTCACCCCTACCGCCTGA
- a CDS encoding tRNA-uridine aminocarboxypropyltransferase has product MSLPIARPRCDRCNLPLHLCLCAELPRVETRTRFLLVQHVVEPRKKSNTGRLAALALTNSRLLTYGALDEALDTALISEPGTWLLFPDGPTAPPDAPAPRQLVVLDGSWSQTRRMTQRIAALRTIPRLVLPPPAPGTLRLREPTHPSGMSTLDAVARAVALLEGLEAAAPLERLATLRVQRIADCGTLN; this is encoded by the coding sequence ATGTCTCTCCCCATCGCCCGTCCCCGCTGTGACCGCTGCAACCTCCCGCTCCACCTGTGCCTGTGCGCCGAGCTCCCCCGGGTGGAGACGCGCACCCGGTTCCTCCTCGTCCAGCACGTGGTGGAGCCCCGGAAGAAGAGCAACACCGGGCGGCTGGCCGCGCTGGCCCTCACGAATTCCAGGCTGCTCACCTATGGCGCATTGGACGAGGCGCTCGACACCGCCTTGATCAGCGAGCCAGGCACCTGGCTGCTCTTCCCCGATGGCCCCACCGCGCCCCCGGACGCCCCCGCGCCCAGGCAATTGGTGGTGTTGGACGGGAGTTGGTCGCAGACACGGCGGATGACCCAACGGATCGCCGCGCTGCGCACGATCCCCCGGCTGGTGCTGCCGCCGCCCGCCCCCGGGACACTCCGGTTGCGCGAGCCCACGCACCCCTCCGGGATGTCCACCCTGGACGCGGTCGCCCGCGCGGTGGCGCTCCTGGAGGGACTGGAAGCAGCGGCGCCGCTGGAGCGGCTGGCCACGCTTCGGGTGCAGCGGATCGCCGACTGCGGGACACTGAATTGA
- a CDS encoding PAS domain S-box protein, with product MSTSPSAPLPPAPLLLVDDYPPNLIALEAVLAPLGQPLVKVSSGEEALKAVLSEDFAAVLLDVQMPGLNGLETATLIKQRKRSAATPILFLSAVSRDEGAILEGYAHGAVDYIVKPYDPDILRAKVGVFVDLYRRGRQLQREEAEMRRRERELMERESAARVQAAVQEVQRAVGPLPLVDALLAAAPVGMTLVDRELRYVRCNAWLAHAVGSTPEQMVGRSVHEVSPPQEAARIQQRVEHVLRTGETLMGLPTSVDFAHTGERRHVLVNYFPVRGEDGAVVAVGSLFLDVTNQVRAQQHAESLNERLTAQQQWLEAVLHRIPVPLVLVERGSGRFTFANAAADRMWGGTYPRPETRAEYDRIVTVRHLDGTVIPPEQMASARTARGESVSGLQMTLDTPRGSTAILVESSQVPAMPGSPAVGVVTFQDISALKDTERALQKREQEYRTLAESMPQVVWTARADGHLDYVNQVLTRYTGRTVEEVLGSAWAEIIHPEDIDEALRGWMVSVRTGELYEAEYRLRRADGSFRWFLTRATCMREPDGRPLKWFGTATDIDDARRTRDAHRFLSEASALLGSTLDAEATLQQVARLAVPTLADWCCVDMLEEDGSLRRLAVSHTDPAKVRLAWEIARRYTLNLKAEHGVPHVLRTGEASWVPDVTEDMLVAATGGDPERLGMARQLGLRSFLAVPLVARGKLLGVLILAHSESGRRYDEADVRLAEDLGRRAGLAVDNARLYAASQTAVRLRDDFLGVASHELKTPLTPIQLKVQALQRRVSTEPEGALPARQVGAVLDVVSAQTRKLSVLVSGLLDVSRISTGRLELHLEPVDLSALVREVAHAFEAEAAKADCALRLRLDEAPVVGKWDRLRLEQVVSNLLTNALKYGAGRPVEVTLATVDGRALLGVRDEGIGIAAEAQARIFEKFERAVSDRHYGGLGLGLYITREIVRALGGSVSVESEPERGALFTVSLPLGPRADVNPCPS from the coding sequence GTGTCCACCTCCCCTTCCGCTCCATTGCCGCCCGCCCCGCTGCTGCTGGTGGACGACTACCCACCCAACCTGATCGCGCTGGAGGCGGTGCTCGCGCCCCTGGGCCAGCCGCTGGTGAAGGTGTCGTCCGGAGAGGAGGCCCTCAAGGCGGTGCTCTCCGAGGATTTCGCCGCGGTGCTGCTGGACGTGCAGATGCCGGGGCTGAACGGGTTGGAGACGGCGACACTCATCAAGCAGCGCAAGCGCTCGGCCGCCACGCCCATCCTCTTCCTGAGCGCCGTGAGCCGCGACGAGGGGGCCATCCTCGAGGGCTACGCGCACGGGGCGGTGGACTACATCGTCAAGCCGTACGATCCGGACATCCTGCGCGCGAAGGTCGGCGTCTTCGTGGACCTCTACCGCCGTGGCCGGCAGTTGCAGCGCGAGGAGGCCGAGATGCGCCGGCGCGAGCGCGAGCTGATGGAGCGAGAGAGCGCGGCGCGCGTGCAGGCGGCGGTGCAGGAGGTGCAGCGCGCGGTGGGACCACTGCCACTGGTGGACGCGCTGCTGGCGGCCGCGCCCGTGGGCATGACGCTGGTGGACCGCGAGCTGCGCTACGTGCGCTGCAACGCGTGGCTCGCCCACGCCGTCGGCAGCACTCCGGAGCAGATGGTGGGGCGCTCCGTGCACGAGGTGTCGCCGCCCCAGGAGGCCGCCCGCATCCAGCAGCGCGTGGAGCACGTGCTGCGCACGGGCGAGACGCTGATGGGACTGCCCACGTCCGTGGACTTCGCGCACACCGGCGAGCGGCGCCACGTGCTGGTGAACTACTTCCCGGTGCGGGGCGAGGACGGCGCCGTCGTGGCCGTCGGCTCGCTCTTCCTGGACGTGACGAACCAGGTGCGGGCACAGCAGCACGCGGAGTCGCTCAACGAGCGTCTCACGGCGCAGCAGCAGTGGCTCGAGGCCGTCCTGCACCGGATCCCCGTCCCCCTGGTGCTGGTGGAGCGCGGCAGCGGACGCTTCACCTTCGCCAACGCGGCGGCGGACCGGATGTGGGGGGGCACCTACCCTCGGCCCGAGACGCGCGCGGAGTACGACCGCATCGTCACCGTGCGCCACCTGGATGGCACCGTGATTCCGCCCGAGCAGATGGCCTCGGCCCGCACGGCGCGAGGCGAGAGCGTGAGCGGGCTGCAGATGACGCTGGACACCCCGCGCGGCAGCACCGCCATCCTGGTGGAGTCCTCGCAGGTGCCCGCCATGCCGGGCAGCCCCGCCGTGGGCGTGGTCACCTTCCAGGACATCTCCGCGCTCAAGGACACGGAGCGTGCCCTTCAAAAGCGCGAGCAGGAGTACCGCACGCTCGCCGAGTCCATGCCCCAGGTGGTGTGGACCGCCCGAGCCGACGGGCACCTCGACTACGTGAACCAGGTACTCACCCGCTACACGGGCCGGACGGTGGAGGAGGTGCTGGGCAGCGCGTGGGCAGAGATCATCCACCCCGAGGACATCGACGAGGCACTGCGGGGCTGGATGGTCAGCGTGCGGACGGGGGAACTCTACGAGGCGGAGTACCGCCTGCGCCGCGCGGATGGCTCCTTCCGGTGGTTCCTCACCCGCGCCACCTGCATGCGCGAGCCGGACGGCCGCCCCCTCAAGTGGTTCGGCACGGCCACGGACATCGACGACGCGCGCCGCACCCGCGACGCCCACCGCTTCCTCTCCGAGGCGAGCGCGCTGCTGGGCAGCACGCTGGATGCCGAGGCCACGCTGCAGCAGGTGGCGCGACTCGCCGTGCCCACGCTCGCGGACTGGTGCTGCGTGGACATGCTGGAGGAGGACGGCTCGCTGCGCCGGCTCGCGGTGAGCCACACCGATCCGGCGAAGGTGCGACTCGCGTGGGAGATCGCCCGCCGCTACACCCTCAACCTGAAGGCCGAGCATGGGGTGCCCCACGTGCTGCGCACCGGCGAGGCCTCGTGGGTGCCGGATGTCACGGAAGACATGCTCGTCGCCGCGACGGGCGGCGACCCGGAGCGGCTGGGGATGGCGCGCCAGTTGGGGTTGCGCTCCTTCCTCGCGGTGCCACTGGTGGCGCGAGGAAAGCTGCTGGGCGTGCTCATCCTCGCCCACTCGGAGTCGGGGCGGCGCTACGACGAAGCGGACGTGCGGCTCGCCGAGGACCTGGGCCGGCGCGCGGGGCTCGCGGTGGACAACGCGCGGCTGTACGCGGCGTCGCAGACGGCGGTGCGGCTGCGCGATGACTTCCTCGGGGTGGCGAGCCACGAGCTCAAGACGCCGCTCACTCCCATCCAGCTCAAGGTGCAGGCCCTGCAACGACGCGTGAGCACGGAGCCGGAGGGCGCGCTGCCCGCGCGCCAGGTGGGCGCGGTGCTGGACGTGGTGAGCGCGCAGACGCGCAAGCTCAGCGTGCTGGTGAGCGGCCTGCTGGACGTGTCACGCATCAGCACGGGGCGGCTCGAGCTGCACCTGGAGCCGGTGGATCTGAGCGCGCTGGTGCGCGAGGTGGCCCACGCCTTCGAGGCCGAGGCGGCCAAGGCGGATTGCGCGCTGCGGCTGCGGCTGGACGAGGCGCCGGTGGTGGGGAAATGGGATCGGCTGCGGCTCGAGCAGGTGGTGAGCAACCTGCTGACCAACGCGCTGAAGTACGGCGCGGGCCGCCCGGTGGAGGTGACGCTCGCCACGGTGGACGGGCGCGCGCTGCTGGGTGTGCGGGACGAAGGCATCGGCATCGCGGCCGAGGCCCAGGCGCGCATCTTCGAGAAGTTCGAGCGCGCGGTGAGCGACCGGCACTATGGCGGGCTGGGGCTGGGGCTCTACATCACGCGGGAGATCGTCCGCGCGCTGGGCGGCAGCGTGAGCGTGGAGAGCGAACCGGAGCGCGGCGCGCTCTTCACCGTATCCCTGCCCCTGGGGCCCCGAGCTGACGTGAACCCCTGTCCTTCATGA
- a CDS encoding threonine/serine dehydratase, with translation MGKRRARVRGLLQPPVSIQPLLPVTLPVSRDDIRAAHERIRPYIRRTPAWRLPDGALGHDGPVSLKLELLQHAGSFKPRGAFNTLLTQRVPEAGVAAASGGNHGAAVAYAASRLGVPARIFVPEISSPAKVEIIRRLGAEVVIQGLRYADALQACAAYIEQTGALSIHAYDALSTIQGQGTVALEWEEEEPGLDTVLVAVGGGGLISGIASWWAGRGVKVVGVEPEGSRALHASLEAGHPVDVAVESIAADSLGARNTGGLVFSIARAAVDHVALVSDAAIREAQRTLWRDWRIASEPGGATALSALLSGAYRPRPGERVGVLLCGGNVELSKLAELLHLPDTWQAGK, from the coding sequence ATGGGGAAGCGGCGCGCGCGGGTGCGCGGTCTGCTACAACCCCCAGTGTCCATCCAACCTCTACTCCCCGTGACCCTTCCTGTTTCACGTGACGACATCCGCGCCGCCCACGAGCGCATCCGCCCCTATATCCGCCGCACGCCCGCCTGGAGACTGCCAGACGGAGCCCTGGGACATGACGGCCCGGTGAGCCTCAAGCTGGAGCTGCTCCAGCACGCGGGCTCGTTCAAACCGCGAGGGGCCTTCAACACGCTGCTGACGCAGCGGGTGCCGGAGGCGGGTGTCGCCGCGGCCTCGGGGGGCAATCATGGGGCGGCGGTCGCCTACGCGGCGAGCCGGCTGGGCGTTCCGGCCCGCATCTTCGTGCCGGAAATCTCCAGCCCCGCGAAGGTCGAGATCATCCGCCGCCTCGGTGCGGAGGTCGTCATCCAGGGGCTGCGCTACGCCGACGCGCTCCAGGCGTGCGCCGCGTACATCGAGCAGACGGGCGCGCTGTCCATCCACGCCTACGATGCGCTCTCCACCATCCAGGGCCAGGGCACCGTGGCGCTCGAATGGGAGGAGGAGGAGCCCGGGCTCGACACGGTGCTCGTGGCCGTGGGGGGAGGCGGGTTGATTTCAGGCATCGCGAGCTGGTGGGCGGGGCGGGGCGTCAAGGTGGTGGGCGTGGAGCCCGAGGGCTCACGGGCCTTGCATGCCTCGCTCGAGGCGGGACACCCCGTGGACGTGGCGGTCGAGTCGATCGCGGCCGATTCGCTCGGTGCGCGCAACACGGGAGGGCTCGTGTTCTCCATCGCCCGAGCGGCGGTGGACCATGTGGCACTGGTGAGCGACGCGGCGATCCGCGAGGCCCAGCGGACGCTCTGGCGGGACTGGCGCATCGCCTCGGAGCCCGGTGGCGCGACGGCCCTGTCCGCGCTGCTCTCCGGGGCCTACCGGCCGCGCCCGGGCGAGCGCGTCGGCGTGCTGCTCTGCGGGGGCAACGTGGAGCTGAGCAAGCTCGCGGAGCTCCTTCACCTCCCAGACACGTGGCAAGCGGGGAAGTAA
- a CDS encoding ArsR/SmtB family transcription factor: MVECDASTLDEVFHALSDPTRRAMLRRLSTREHTVGELAEPFAMSLAAASKHVKTLERARLVRRTVRGRTHVCGLNPAPLAEANEWLRFYERFWSGRLDALEALLRAEDAAAGANMERKKKR; this comes from the coding sequence ATGGTTGAGTGTGATGCCAGCACCCTGGACGAGGTGTTTCATGCCCTGTCCGATCCGACGCGACGGGCGATGTTGCGCCGCCTGAGCACACGGGAGCACACCGTCGGCGAACTCGCGGAGCCCTTCGCGATGTCGCTCGCGGCGGCCTCCAAGCACGTCAAGACGCTCGAGCGGGCGCGGCTCGTGCGCCGGACGGTCCGGGGACGCACGCACGTGTGCGGGCTCAACCCTGCTCCCCTGGCCGAGGCCAATGAATGGCTGCGCTTCTACGAGCGCTTCTGGTCCGGGCGGCTCGACGCGCTCGAGGCCCTGCTCCGGGCCGAGGACGCGGCGGCTGGCGCCAACATGGAAAGGAAGAAGAAACGATGA
- a CDS encoding VOC family protein, with the protein MKIKLTSVLVDDQAKALSFYTEKLGFVKKQDIPMGPVRWLTVVSPSEPEGVQLLLEPMGHAFAATYQKELYAAGIPLTAFFVDDLPSEYARLKALGVVFRGEPKTIPGGPTIAVLEDTCGNLLQLVQG; encoded by the coding sequence ATGAAGATCAAGCTGACGAGCGTGCTGGTGGATGATCAGGCCAAGGCGCTGAGCTTCTATACGGAGAAGCTCGGCTTCGTGAAGAAGCAGGACATTCCCATGGGCCCGGTACGGTGGCTCACCGTCGTCTCGCCCTCGGAGCCCGAGGGCGTCCAGCTGCTGCTCGAGCCCATGGGGCATGCGTTCGCCGCGACGTACCAGAAGGAGCTCTACGCGGCGGGCATTCCCCTCACGGCCTTCTTCGTCGACGACCTCCCGAGCGAGTACGCGCGGCTGAAGGCCCTGGGCGTGGTGTTCCGAGGCGAGCCCAAGACGATTCCCGGAGGACCGACCATCGCCGTGCTCGAGGACACGTGCGGCAACCTCCTCCAACTCGTGCAGGGATAG
- a CDS encoding SRPBCC family protein, with protein MRRARTRGAPGTLTEQGTVRFERLLPGSAERLWAYLTDSEKRGQWLSTGALEPWVGGRIEHVFRHAELSPSLEPIPERYQHMKDGHAFTGRIIRYEPPHVLAYTWGDEPDASEVTFELNPRGEDVLLVLTHRRLGARRERVSVAGGWHTHLSLLEDRLHGQQPPSFWSLHTALEAEYEQLLAGEE; from the coding sequence ATGCGCCGCGCCCGGACACGCGGTGCCCCTGGCACCCTCACCGAGCAGGGCACGGTCCGCTTCGAGCGGCTCCTGCCCGGTTCCGCCGAGCGGCTCTGGGCCTATCTCACGGATTCGGAGAAGCGCGGCCAGTGGCTGTCGACCGGCGCCCTGGAGCCCTGGGTCGGCGGGCGCATCGAGCACGTCTTCCGCCATGCGGAACTCAGCCCCTCGCTCGAGCCCATTCCCGAGCGCTACCAGCACATGAAGGACGGCCATGCCTTCACCGGCCGCATCATCCGCTACGAGCCCCCGCATGTGCTGGCCTACACCTGGGGCGATGAACCCGATGCGTCCGAGGTCACCTTCGAGCTGAACCCCCGGGGCGAGGATGTCCTGCTCGTGCTCACCCACCGGAGGCTCGGCGCGCGCCGGGAGCGGGTCAGTGTCGCGGGCGGCTGGCACACCCACCTTTCTCTTCTGGAGGATCGCCTCCACGGGCAACAACCCCCCTCGTTCTGGTCTCTCCACACCGCCCTGGAGGCCGAGTACGAGCAGTTGCTCGCCGGGGAGGAGTAG